Sequence from the Corallococcus sp. EGB genome:
GCGCTCGTAGAGGCCCAGGTCCTTCACGTCCTCGAAGCGCGAGTGCATGGTGATGCCCGCGTTGTTGACGAGCACGTCCACGCCGCCGAACGCCTCCACCGTGCGCTCCACCAGCCGGCGGCACGCCTCCGGGTCGCCCACGTCGGTGGGCACCGCCAGCGCCTTGCCGCCCGCGGCCTCGCACCGCGCCTTCACGCGCTCCAGCGCCTGGGCATCCCGCGCCGCCAGCGCCACGTTCGCGCCCCGTCCGGCCAGGGCCACCGACAGCGCCTCGCCGATGCCCGCGGAGGCACCGGTGACAATCACGGTCTTTCCTTGCATGCCGCCCATCCTCTCAGGGGCGCGGCCCTTCAGCCATGGCCTCCCGTGAAGGCCTCCGCGAAGTGGAGCCCGCCAATGAGCAGCAGCCCGCAGAGAAAGCCCACCAGGCGCTGGCGCGCGTCCGGGCCCCGGCGCATCTCCGGCAGCAGGTCCACCGCGCCGATGTAGAGGAACGAGCCTCCGGCGATGGCCAGCACCGTGCCCTGGAGCGACGGCAGCATCCGGGTGCCCAGGAGCACCCCCGCCGCGCCAATCGCGGCGGTGAGCTGCACCCCCGCCAGCGCGACGAGCGACCCCCCGCGAGACCAGCCCGCGGCGCGCAGGAGCGCGTAGTCGCCCACCTCCTGCGGAAGCTCATGGACGATGACGGCGAACGCGGTGGCGATGCCCGCCTGCGGCGACACGAGGAAGGCCGCCGCCACCGCCGCCCCGTCGCCCACGTTGTGCAGCGCGTCCGACGCCAGCAGGGTGACGGGCAGCGTGGGCGTGCCCGGGTGCGCATGGTGGCCGTGCGCGTGTCCGGCGGCGGCCTCCGCGTGGTGGGGGTGATGGCCCAGCGCCCACTCCAGGAGCGCCAGCGCGACGAAGCTGGCGAAGGCCCACGTGAAGGTCGCCGCGCCCTGGACCTCCACCGCCTGCGGCAGCACCTCCAGGAACACCGCGCTCAACAACGTGCCGGCGGCGAAGGCCACCAGCGCGGGCAGCCGCTGGTGCAGCCAACGCTCGGAGAGCACACCGCCCGCGAGCCCTGCCAGACCGTCCAGTCCCACGGCGATGAGGACGAACAGGACGGTGTGCGACTCCATCAGGGGGCCATCAGCCACGCGAGCACGGCCTGGGGGCTGTCCACGTGCACGAAGTGGCCGGCGTCCGGCAGGAAGGCCACGGGGCAGCCGCCGTCCTCCAGGCGCCGGGCGCTCTCGTCGGACACGTACCGGCTGCGCCCGCCGCGGATGCAGCGCAGGGGCGGGTGCACGGGGCGCTCCACCGCGGGCCAGAGGTCCTCGCCGTTGACGCGCCGGTGCAGGCGTTGGAGCGCTTCGCGGTCGAAGCGCCAGCGCACGCCGTCACCGTCCGGCGCCAGGTTCATGAGCAGCCAGTCCGACAGCGACTCCGACAGGCCATTGCCGGTGAGGCTCGCGCGCAGCTCCTTGCGGCTGTCCGCGCGCGGCGGGGCCTTCAGGAGGATGTCCAGCACATAGCCGCTCTCCGACAGGTCCAGCGGCACGGGGCCCGGCGCGATGTCGAGCAGCGCCACGCTGCGCACGTGCTCGGAGGCCTCCAGGCTGGCGGCGAGCGACACGCGTCCCCCCAGCGAGTGGCCCACCCAGTCCACGGGGCCCTGGAAGCCCTTCGCTTCGAGCGTGTCCACCACGTCGCGCGCGAGCGTGGCCAGGTCCGCGTCCGGGGACAGGGCCGGGGAGGTGCCGTGGCCGGTGAGGTCGGGCAGCAGGATGCGGCGGCGCGGATCCGCCTGCGTCCACGCGACGGCGAGCGA
This genomic interval carries:
- a CDS encoding ZIP family metal transporter gives rise to the protein MADGPLMESHTVLFVLIAVGLDGLAGLAGGVLSERWLHQRLPALVAFAAGTLLSAVFLEVLPQAVEVQGAATFTWAFASFVALALLEWALGHHPHHAEAAAGHAHGHHAHPGTPTLPVTLLASDALHNVGDGAAVAAAFLVSPQAGIATAFAVIVHELPQEVGDYALLRAAGWSRGGSLVALAGVQLTAAIGAAGVLLGTRMLPSLQGTVLAIAGGSFLYIGAVDLLPEMRRGPDARQRLVGFLCGLLLIGGLHFAEAFTGGHG
- a CDS encoding alpha/beta fold hydrolase, whose product is MVLESFQVGTGDVLTVMLHGFLGTGRNLRSLAVAWTQADPRRRILLPDLTGHGTSPALSPDADLATLARDVVDTLEAKGFQGPVDWVGHSLGGRVSLAASLEASEHVRSVALLDIAPGPVPLDLSESGYVLDILLKAPPRADSRKELRASLTGNGLSESLSDWLLMNLAPDGDGVRWRFDREALQRLHRRVNGEDLWPAVERPVHPPLRCIRGGRSRYVSDESARRLEDGGCPVAFLPDAGHFVHVDSPQAVLAWLMAP